A DNA window from Anastrepha ludens isolate Willacy chromosome 6, idAnaLude1.1, whole genome shotgun sequence contains the following coding sequences:
- the LOC128867188 gene encoding uncharacterized protein LOC128867188, with protein sequence MTSFGADIIEERRFNPTFKIQGQIHHRIGSLQPFEDAQHKFLQIYFMGNMEEQLDRRQGINAAMKIVILKDLQQLLHEHYALVRLFKSALERMPNDDYKVVIRADHLEHTNAHLTLQQ encoded by the exons ATGACCTCATTTGGGGCAGACATTATCGAAGAACGAAGATTTAATCCGACATTCAAG ATACAAGGACAGATTCACCATCGAATTGGATCATTGCAACCTTTCGAAGATGCACagcataaatttttacaaatatacttCATGGGCAACATGGAAGAACAACTTGATCGACGTCAAGGGATCAATGCAGCAATGAAAATAGTAATTCTTAAAGATCTGCAGCAACTACTTCATGAACATTATGCGTTGGTCAGACTGTTCAAGAGTGCTTTGGAACGCATGCCAAATGATGACTACAAAGTCGTGATCAGAGCAGACCATCTGGAACACACGAACGCACATTTAACGCTCCAACAATAG
- the LOC128867472 gene encoding WD repeat-containing protein CG11141: MNSKELYSIREWAPLTDIMEKIPVRMTRALGIFPADLNITCVDAISEFLALGSDAGIVFWYDRYNGELQKLRTESTARITCVKIVDSVEYMVAAGNSSGKVSVFQIQKQLPPDLNLVAPCTRAKPIERYTIRDLHNCAVSCVEWSKNGMKLYSGDRQGVVVLTEFDFQAHLSKSVEILSETYEIVQLSVCQSYLLVSSLYRSVVCQRTTITGQWQVTQVGKKDRKVLTDCGSIFLQQPTRRPVLICGRPGLRFWIADAGGNVEKTLLFREAIARSPTWEIPILNPKAFSQRRTSSSIDVGDNDENARSFGKLHLYAGQDVMIVTHDESTLYVLNLDRLRVEAVARGFRKILDFCVCGKEIFVLEGDRSLLRVAPMPEKPSKTAKIIFNPSMPPPVPLLGASIAGAFESPVESFEPSEQPVGKAEECFELPPVEALNLNVPIELAVESPRAEQNRRLEIFNQISEMDFDQSILHHSGISQSGGGRKKRTRHSRERENLPATTSVPSKTPTKSEGIVEIGRVAEPETELETVHKALTAVEVTETKPNITRTTTTKPTLMNSSFCASAVAKNNESEESKSKKTFNTKPNCGFLSTPLSPASPESAKKSLSIKPKSLAEELNLAGISLGPKQSSLDSASPSPTHTLPAAPASTPTPLKELAAAYPKQTKVEDAGVQTTPRKKVYYIEEEDDEGNIYSDYSAGQPIDNLCHAALRAATLVEEYDKDSDSAGISNQSAPTAAGSAAALHLQFVSTQPVNEEISSFLPDFRRACDPCAPQPMAHKETPPPSVESNGSSSEWEFLDN, encoded by the exons ATGAACTCCAAGGAATTGTATTCGATACGAGAATGGGCGCCTCTAACGGATATAATGGAAAAGATACCTGTACGTATGACACGTGCGCTTGGTATTTTTCCAGCCGACTTGAATATCACTTGCGTCGATGCAATTTCCGAGTTTCTGGCTTTGGGTAGTGATGCTGGCATAGTTTTCTGGTACGACCGGTATAACGGCGAATTACAAAAGCTGCGCACAGag TCCACTGCGCGTATAACTTGCGTGAAAATTGTCGATTCAGTGGAATATATGGTAGCAGCAGGCAATTCTAGTGGTAAAGTGAGcgtatttcaaatacaaaaacagcTGCCGCCTGACCTGAATTTGGTAGCGCCATGTACCCGCGCCAAACCTATCGAGCGATACACCATACGTGACTTGCACAACTGCGCCGTTAGCTGTGTGGAATGGTCCAAGAATGGGATGAAACTTTATTCAGGCGATCGGCAGGGTGTAGTAGTGCTAACCGAATTTGACTTTCAAGCT CACCTTAGCAAATCGGTCGAGATACTTAGCGAAACTTATGAAATTGTACAACTTAGCGTTTGCCAGAGTTATTTGCTAGTGTCTTCACTTTACCGTTCGGTGGTGTGTCAACGTACCACGATCACTGGTCAATGGCAAGTGACTCAGGTTGGAAAAAAGGATCGAAAGGTATTGACGGATTGTGGTAGCATCTTCCTACAGCAACCGACACGCCGTCCAGTTTTGATTTGTGGCCGTCCAGGTTTGCGTTTTTGGATTGCTGACGCTGGGGGAAACGTGGAGAAAACATTGCTATTTCGGGAGGCAATAGCGCGCAGTCCTACCTGGGAAATTCCTATACTAAATCCCAAAGCATTTTCGCAGCGACGAACATCTTCCAGTATCGATGTGGGTGATAATGATGAGAACGCCAGAAGTTTCGGTAAATTGCATTTGTATGCAGGACAGGATGTGATGATCGTAACGCACGATGAATCAACTTTGTACGTGCTGAATTTGGATCGGTTGCGCGTTGAGGCGGTGGCACGTGGTTTTCGGAAAATACTTGATTTTTGTGTTTGCGGCAAGGAGATTTTCGTTTTGGAAGGAGACCGTTCATTGCTTCGAGTGGCGCCAATGCCGGAGAAGCCCAGCAAAACTG ccaaaataatttttaatccaTCAATGCCACCACCAGTTCCTCTATTGGGCGCCTCTATCGCTGGTGCCTTCGAATCGCCCGTTGAATCGTTCGAACCATCTGAGCAGCCAGTGGGTAAAGCGGAAGAATGTTTTGAATTGCCACCCGTTGAAGCGCTCAATTTGAATGTACCAATTGAATTGGCGGTAGAATCGCCACGGGCCGAACAAAATCGAcgtttagaaatttttaatcaaatatcAGAAATGGATTTCGATCAATCGATATTACATCACAGCGGCATATCACAGAGTGGAGGAGGGCGAAAAAAACGTACTCGGCACAGCCGCGAGCGGGAGAATCTTCCTGCTACCACTAGTGTCCCGTCTAAAACTCCAACAAAGTCAGAGGGCATTGTCGAAATCGGGCGTGTTGCGGAGCCGGAAACGGAATTGGAGACGGTGCACAAAGCATTGACGGCTGTGGAAGTTACGGAAACAAAGCCGAATATAACACGCACGACCACAACTAAACCGACATTAATGAATAGTAGTTTTTGCGCATCAGCAGTGGCaaaaaataacgaaagtgaaGAAAG caaatcaaagaaaacattCAACACGAAACCAAATTGCGGCTTCCTATCAACACCGCTCTCGCCTGCTTCACCCGAATCGGCCAAGAAGTCACTCTCCATTAAACCCAAAAGTCTAGCTGAAGAACTCAATTTAGCTGGCATTTCGCTTGGCCCCAAACAATCTAGCTTAGACTCTGCATCACCTTCACCAACGCACACCTTGCCTGCTGCACCAGCTTCCACGCCAACACCACTCAAAGAGCTCGCAGCGGCATATCCCAAACAAACAAAGGTAGAGGATGCAGGTGTACAAACAACGCCTCGAAAAAAAGTCTACTACATCGAGGAAGAGGATGATGAGGGCAATATTTACTCGGATTATAGTGCTGGCCAGCCAATTGACAATCTTTGTCATGCAGCTTTGCGTGCTGCGACACTGGTTGAGGAGTACGACAAGGACAGTGACAGCGCTGGCATATCAAATCAGTCTGCGCCCACAGCCGCTGGTTCAGCCGCAGCTCTACATTTACAATTCGTTTCCACACAACCAGTGAATGAGGAAATTAGCAGCTTTTTACCAGATTTTCGACGTGCATGTGATCCATGCGCACCACAGCCTATGGCTCATAAAGAAACTCCACCGCCTTCAGTGGAATCTAATGGCAGTTCTAGCGAATGGGAGTTTCTAGATAATTGA